The following coding sequences lie in one Bacillota bacterium genomic window:
- a CDS encoding HEPN domain-containing protein, whose amino-acid sequence MTAAGDWIAKADEDLRTARLALANGLWSPACFHAQQAGEKWIKALYETFGLPVPRIHDLETLLEGLEDHGIDASSVMEAAAVLTAYGVDARYPGFDADAGEAAEAVEKAETLAAWAARHLRS is encoded by the coding sequence ATGACCGCGGCCGGTGACTGGATCGCGAAGGCGGACGAGGACCTGCGGACGGCCCGCCTTGCGCTGGCCAACGGACTGTGGAGTCCGGCGTGCTTCCACGCACAACAGGCGGGGGAGAAGTGGATCAAGGCGCTCTACGAGACGTTTGGGCTGCCAGTTCCGAGGATCCACGATCTCGAGACGTTGCTCGAAGGTTTGGAGGATCACGGCATCGATGCTTCCTCTGTGATGGAGGCTGCAGCGGTCCTTACGGCATACGGAGTTGATGCGCGCTACCCCGGGTTCGATGCGGACGCCGGGGAGGCCGCGGAGGCGGTCGAGAAGGCCGAGACGCTGGCCGCCTGGGCGGCGCGTCACTTGAGGTCATAG
- a CDS encoding LCP family protein encodes MSDETAPARGRPAVPRRKIVFRAALAALGLALLAASCSAFPGGSRPAAAPATAPQAAGEGLGGWLAGSARPATLLVLGVMQGPGMPPLSDSMMLVSVDPTAGSAWLLSIPRDTWVEIPGHGQARINEAYALGGPQLAEEAVDRLTGVRPDYYAVLDYSAFQKLVDDVGGVTVDVPRTLNDPTFPAADEVHYAPLYIPAGLHHFDGAQALAYVRERHADPLGDLGRAQRQQQVLLALKEQFLRPANLPRVPAIAADLFRMIRTDFPLTQVPAYAALASRIPAERIRTAVLDYASGAVRNWVTPGGAAVLLPDPAAIRAVVQRLERPAAFLPPASRMPAPAP; translated from the coding sequence GTGTCCGACGAAACCGCCCCCGCCCGCGGGCGCCCCGCCGTCCCGCGCCGGAAGATCGTTTTCCGGGCCGCCCTGGCCGCGCTCGGGCTGGCGCTCCTGGCCGCTTCCTGCAGCGCCTTCCCGGGCGGCTCCCGCCCGGCCGCCGCTCCCGCCACCGCCCCCCAGGCGGCCGGCGAGGGCCTCGGCGGCTGGCTCGCCGGCTCGGCCCGCCCGGCCACGTTGCTCGTCCTGGGCGTCATGCAGGGGCCGGGCATGCCGCCGCTCAGCGACTCCATGATGCTCGTCTCCGTCGACCCGACCGCCGGGAGCGCCTGGCTCCTCTCCATCCCGCGCGACACCTGGGTGGAGATCCCCGGCCACGGGCAGGCGCGCATCAACGAGGCCTACGCCCTGGGCGGCCCGCAGCTGGCCGAGGAAGCGGTCGACCGGCTGACCGGCGTCCGCCCCGACTACTACGCGGTGCTCGACTACTCCGCCTTCCAGAAGCTGGTGGACGACGTGGGCGGCGTCACCGTCGACGTGCCGCGCACGCTGAACGACCCCACCTTCCCCGCCGCGGACGAGGTCCACTACGCACCCCTCTACATCCCCGCGGGCCTCCACCACTTCGACGGCGCCCAGGCGCTGGCCTACGTCCGCGAGCGCCACGCCGACCCGCTGGGCGACCTGGGCCGCGCCCAGCGCCAGCAGCAGGTGCTCCTGGCGCTGAAGGAGCAATTCCTCCGGCCGGCCAACCTGCCGCGCGTCCCGGCCATCGCCGCCGACCTCTTCCGCATGATCCGCACCGACTTCCCGCTCACCCAGGTACCGGCCTACGCGGCCCTGGCCAGCCGCATCCCCGCGGAGCGGATCCGCACGGCGGTGCTGGACTACGCCAGCGGCGCCGTGCGCAACTGGGTGACGCCGGGCGGCGCCGCTGTCCTCCTCCCCGACCCGGCCGCCATCCGCGCCGTCGTCCAGCGACTGGAGAGGCCGGCGGCCTTTCTCCCGCCGGCCTCGCGCATGCCTGCGCCCGCCCCTTGA